The following are from one region of the Microbacterium sp. cx-55 genome:
- a CDS encoding ABC-F family ATP-binding cassette domain-containing protein, which translates to MTATLVARDLAGGYGHRTLFDSLDLTVAPGDVVGVVGANGAGKSTLLRLLAGIDEPQGGTISLAPADAFVGWLPQEHERVAGETVAAYIARRTGCAEATRVMDASAAALGDPSLAEGSGIDPADAYSTALDRWLASGAADLDERLPVVLADLGLDLGGVPADVATMTSLSGGQAARVGLAALLLSRFDIVLLDEPTNDLDLDGLERLEAFVRGLRGGAVLVSHDREFLARAVTRVLELDLAQASNRVFGGGYDAYLEERATVRRHAREKYEEFADKKADLVSRARTQREWSSQGVRNAMKKSPDNDKIRRKAAAESSEKQAQKVRQMESRIARLDEVDEPRKEWQLEFTIGAAPRSSSVVATLSGAVFRQGSFTLGPLSVQINAGERIGITGPNGAGKSTLLRALLGTQQPDEGTASLGANVQVGEIDQARSLLAGTQPLADAFEALVPTLASADVRTLLAKFGLKADHVGRPVDELSPGERTRAGLALLPARGINVLVLDEPTNHLDLPAIEQLEQALESYDGTLLLVTHDRRMLSTVRTDRHWRVDGGQVAEA; encoded by the coding sequence ATGACCGCCACACTCGTCGCCCGAGACCTGGCCGGCGGGTACGGCCACCGCACGCTCTTCGACTCGCTCGATCTGACCGTCGCCCCCGGTGATGTCGTCGGGGTGGTCGGCGCGAACGGCGCCGGAAAGTCGACGCTGCTGCGATTGCTCGCCGGCATCGATGAGCCCCAGGGCGGTACGATCTCGCTCGCCCCGGCCGACGCCTTCGTCGGCTGGCTTCCGCAGGAGCACGAGCGCGTCGCGGGAGAGACGGTCGCCGCCTACATCGCCCGGCGCACGGGCTGTGCCGAAGCGACCCGCGTGATGGATGCATCCGCCGCCGCGCTCGGCGACCCGTCGCTCGCGGAGGGTTCCGGCATCGACCCCGCCGACGCCTACTCGACGGCGCTGGACCGATGGCTCGCGAGCGGCGCGGCCGACCTCGATGAGCGCCTTCCCGTGGTGCTGGCCGATCTGGGGCTCGATCTCGGTGGCGTGCCGGCGGATGTGGCGACCATGACCTCGCTCTCGGGCGGGCAGGCCGCGCGCGTCGGGCTCGCGGCTCTGCTGCTCAGTCGCTTCGACATCGTGCTGCTCGACGAACCGACCAACGACCTCGACCTCGACGGACTCGAGCGGCTCGAGGCGTTCGTGCGCGGCCTCCGGGGCGGCGCCGTGCTGGTCAGTCACGATCGGGAGTTCCTCGCGCGCGCGGTCACCCGCGTGCTCGAGCTCGATCTCGCGCAGGCGTCGAATCGCGTGTTCGGCGGCGGATACGACGCCTACCTCGAGGAGCGCGCGACGGTGCGCCGCCACGCGCGGGAGAAGTACGAAGAGTTCGCCGATAAGAAGGCCGATCTCGTCTCCCGCGCCCGCACGCAGCGCGAGTGGTCGAGTCAGGGCGTGCGAAACGCCATGAAGAAGTCACCCGACAACGACAAGATCCGGCGCAAAGCCGCTGCCGAGTCGAGCGAGAAGCAGGCGCAGAAGGTGCGGCAGATGGAGAGTCGGATCGCGCGACTCGACGAGGTCGACGAGCCGCGCAAGGAATGGCAGCTCGAGTTCACGATCGGGGCGGCTCCGCGCTCCAGCTCTGTGGTCGCGACGCTCTCCGGTGCGGTGTTCCGCCAGGGCTCGTTCACCCTCGGTCCACTCTCGGTGCAGATCAACGCGGGGGAGCGCATCGGCATCACCGGCCCGAACGGCGCCGGCAAGTCGACCCTCCTCCGCGCGCTGCTCGGAACCCAGCAGCCCGACGAGGGCACCGCGAGCCTGGGCGCGAACGTGCAGGTCGGTGAGATCGATCAGGCGCGGTCGTTGCTCGCCGGGACGCAGCCGCTCGCGGATGCGTTCGAAGCGCTCGTGCCGACGCTCGCCTCCGCCGACGTGCGAACCCTCCTTGCGAAGTTCGGGCTGAAGGCCGACCATGTCGGGCGCCCCGTCGATGAGCTGTCACCGGGCGAACGCACGCGCGCGGGCCTCGCCCTCCTGCCGGCCCGGGGGATCAACGTCCTCGTCCTCGACGAGCCGACGAACCACCTCGATCTGCCGGCCATCGAACAGCTCGAGCAGGCGCTGGAGTCGTACGACGGCACCCTTCTGCTCGTCACGCACGATCGCCGCATGCTCTCGACGGTGCGCACCGATCGGCATTGGCGGGTCGACGGCGGTCAGGTCGCCGAAGCGTAG
- a CDS encoding DUF817 domain-containing protein, with translation MQKPTRLERRLDDRAHRILRRAPSTGWRGALVEIGVFFAKQAWACVFGALLLAVILAARLWYPDAAPLARNDALTIAAVLIQIGMIAAGLENRRELWVIVAFHITGTAMEIFKTDAGSWMYDAGGVLRIAGVPLFSGFMYAAVGSYMVRVYRLFDIRFRRYPPVWATVIVAAAIYANFFLHHFWWDARWGLMVAVVALWLPTVLHARVWRARLRLPLLLVFAGVAAVIYLAENISTWAGAWLYPNQVDGWEPVSLSKLSSWFLLMIVSVVLVTLVYPPRAPRPAAARVRGVVRGAACR, from the coding sequence GTGCAGAAGCCCACGCGCCTCGAACGACGCCTCGACGACCGGGCCCACCGCATCCTGCGTCGCGCCCCGAGCACCGGCTGGCGGGGCGCGCTCGTCGAGATCGGCGTCTTCTTCGCGAAGCAGGCGTGGGCGTGCGTGTTCGGGGCGCTGCTGCTCGCCGTGATCCTCGCCGCCCGCCTCTGGTATCCGGATGCGGCCCCGCTCGCCCGGAACGATGCCCTGACGATCGCCGCCGTGCTGATCCAGATCGGCATGATCGCGGCGGGCCTGGAGAACCGCCGCGAGCTCTGGGTGATCGTGGCGTTCCACATCACAGGGACGGCGATGGAGATCTTCAAGACCGACGCGGGATCGTGGATGTATGACGCCGGCGGGGTGCTGCGGATCGCCGGAGTGCCGCTGTTCAGCGGGTTCATGTACGCCGCCGTCGGGTCGTACATGGTGCGCGTGTACCGGCTCTTCGACATCCGGTTCCGCCGGTATCCGCCGGTCTGGGCGACCGTGATCGTCGCGGCCGCGATCTACGCGAATTTCTTCCTTCATCACTTCTGGTGGGACGCCCGCTGGGGGCTGATGGTCGCCGTCGTCGCCCTCTGGCTGCCCACGGTTCTGCACGCGCGAGTGTGGCGCGCGCGTCTGCGCCTACCGCTCCTGCTGGTGTTCGCGGGGGTAGCGGCCGTCATCTACCTCGCCGAGAACATCAGCACCTGGGCCGGTGCCTGGCTGTACCCGAACCAGGTGGACGGGTGGGAGCCCGTGTCGCTGTCGAAGCTGAGTTCGTGGTTCTTGCTCATGATCGTGTCGGTCGTGCTGGTCACCCTCGTGTATCCGCCGCGCGCCCCGCGCCCGGCCGCCGCCCGTGTGCGCGGGGTGGTGCGCGGAGCCGCCTGCCGGTGA